One genomic segment of Virgibacillus doumboii includes these proteins:
- a CDS encoding replication-associated recombination protein A, giving the protein MKQKPLAFRMRPEHINDIIGQDHLVGEGKILHRMIEAERLASMILFGPPGTGKTSMAVALGKSLQIPVKMLNAVVDKKKDMEIVVEEAKMTGHAVLVLDEVHRLDKAKQDFLLPHIESNIVTLIGCTTSNPYHSINPAIRSRCHLFEVHPLTVENIKSAILRAVNDDTNGLGSQPVELTDEALDHLAFAANGDMRSALNGLELAVSSTPKNDNGKIIISLDAAEECMQKKSFSHDKDGDAHYDVLSAFQKSIRGSDANAALHYLGRLIEAGDLDSIARRMIVCAYEDIGLANPQAGPRAIAAVQAAERLGFPEARIPLSVAIIELSLSPKSNTAYKALDSALADIRSGRSGDVPAHLKDSHYQGAKKMGRGIDYKYPHNYQNGWINQQYLPDKLKNADYYQPKDSGKFEQALKQVYEKIQSDKK; this is encoded by the coding sequence ATGAAACAAAAACCACTTGCATTTCGCATGAGACCTGAACATATTAATGACATTATCGGACAGGACCACCTGGTAGGCGAAGGAAAAATATTACATCGGATGATTGAAGCCGAACGACTGGCATCCATGATATTATTTGGACCGCCCGGAACCGGAAAGACGTCGATGGCCGTTGCACTGGGTAAAAGTCTGCAAATACCAGTAAAAATGCTGAATGCGGTTGTTGACAAAAAGAAAGATATGGAAATTGTCGTTGAAGAGGCCAAAATGACAGGTCATGCAGTATTAGTACTGGATGAAGTACATAGACTGGACAAAGCAAAACAGGATTTTTTGCTTCCACATATCGAGAGTAATATTGTAACACTAATCGGCTGTACGACCAGTAACCCATATCACTCCATCAATCCGGCAATCAGAAGTCGCTGTCATCTATTCGAAGTTCATCCATTGACAGTGGAAAACATTAAATCTGCTATTCTCAGAGCTGTAAACGATGATACAAATGGATTAGGATCACAACCAGTTGAATTAACTGATGAAGCACTGGACCATTTGGCCTTTGCTGCAAATGGAGATATGCGTTCTGCCCTGAATGGCCTTGAGCTTGCTGTATCTTCCACACCCAAAAATGACAATGGAAAGATTATCATATCACTGGATGCTGCTGAAGAATGCATGCAGAAAAAAAGCTTCTCACATGATAAAGATGGTGATGCCCATTATGATGTGTTATCCGCATTCCAGAAATCTATCCGGGGCAGTGATGCCAATGCCGCACTCCATTACCTTGGAAGATTGATTGAAGCAGGAGATCTTGATAGTATCGCCCGACGGATGATTGTTTGTGCGTATGAAGATATTGGTCTGGCAAATCCACAGGCGGGACCACGTGCAATCGCTGCAGTACAGGCGGCTGAACGATTAGGCTTTCCGGAGGCTAGAATACCTTTATCAGTCGCAATCATCGAACTTAGTTTATCACCTAAGTCAAATACAGCGTATAAGGCACTGGACAGTGCATTGGCCGATATACGTAGCGGCAGGAGCGGAGATGTTCCCGCACACCTTAAAGATTCACACTACCAGGGCGCCAAAAAAATGGGACGGGGAATCGACTATAAATATCCGCATAACTATCAGAATGGCTGGATTAACCAACAATATTTACCGGATAAACTAAAAAATGCAGATTACTATCAGCCTAAGGATTCCGGCAAATTTGAGCAGGCGTTAAAACAAGTTTATGAAAAAATACAGTCTGATAAAAAATAA
- a CDS encoding cysteine desulfurase family protein, whose amino-acid sequence MDHIYLDHAATTPVDKQVVEVMNPIFADVFGNPSSIHSFGRKARRLMDEARRTMAKSIHANEKEIVFTSGGTEADNLALIGTALANKNKGNHIITTVQEHHATLHTAEELEQQGFNVTYLPVDETGRISVDDLKAALTDSTILVSIMYVNNETGVVQPIEEIGQVLKSHQAYFHTDAVQAYGLKDINVEESGIDLLTVSSHKINGPKGIGFLYISNDVKIEALQFGGEQERKRRAGTENVAGAVGFQKAVELSVGNRAQRNEKYQAFKEQFIERLTENNIDFKLNGDPHYGIASTVNISFPGTNVESLLTNFDLEGIAASSGSACTAGSVEPSHVLSAMYGENNERTKNSIRFSFGLFNTEENVKEAADRVTKIVKRLTA is encoded by the coding sequence ATGGATCATATTTATCTGGATCATGCTGCTACAACACCTGTGGACAAACAAGTAGTCGAAGTGATGAATCCGATATTTGCTGATGTTTTTGGAAACCCGTCAAGTATTCATTCATTTGGCAGAAAAGCACGCCGGTTGATGGACGAAGCAAGACGAACAATGGCCAAAAGTATTCACGCAAATGAAAAAGAAATTGTTTTTACCAGTGGTGGAACGGAAGCCGATAACTTAGCGCTTATCGGAACAGCTCTTGCCAATAAAAATAAAGGAAACCATATTATCACTACAGTACAGGAGCATCACGCAACGCTTCACACTGCAGAAGAACTTGAACAGCAGGGATTTAATGTTACTTATTTGCCTGTTGACGAAACCGGAAGAATTTCAGTGGATGACCTAAAAGCGGCATTGACTGATTCAACGATCCTTGTATCAATCATGTATGTTAATAATGAAACGGGTGTTGTACAGCCAATTGAAGAAATTGGTCAGGTGCTAAAAAGTCACCAGGCTTATTTTCATACAGACGCGGTACAGGCTTATGGCTTAAAAGATATTAATGTCGAAGAATCAGGTATCGATTTGTTAACTGTCTCTTCACATAAAATAAACGGACCAAAGGGTATAGGTTTCTTGTATATTTCAAATGACGTAAAAATAGAGGCGCTGCAGTTCGGCGGTGAGCAGGAAAGGAAACGCAGGGCCGGGACCGAAAATGTTGCCGGAGCTGTCGGATTTCAAAAAGCTGTTGAACTTTCAGTGGGGAACAGGGCACAAAGAAACGAAAAGTATCAGGCTTTTAAAGAACAGTTCATTGAACGATTAACTGAAAATAACATTGACTTTAAATTAAACGGTGATCCACATTATGGGATTGCGTCGACCGTAAACATCAGTTTTCCCGGAACAAATGTAGAGTCATTATTAACCAATTTTGACTTGGAAGGTATTGCCGCTTCAAGCGGGAGTGCTTGTACTGCGGGTTCTGTGGAGCCATCACATGTATTATCAGCCATGTATGGTGAAAATAATGAACGAACGAAGAATTCAATACGGTTCAGCTTTGGATTATTTAATACGGAAGAGAATGTCAAAGAAGCAGCAGATCGTGTTACAAAAATAGTTAAACGATTAACAGCATAG
- the cymR gene encoding cysteine metabolism transcriptional regulator CymR — protein MKISTKGRYGLTIMIELARKHGEGPTSLKEIAREKDLSEHYLEQLASPLRNAGLIKSVRGAYGGYVLAKEPDEIKAGDIIRVLEGPITPVEGIEDEEPAKQALWIRIRDAVKDVLDTTTLEDLKRHENDQQRDAYMFYI, from the coding sequence ATGAAGATATCGACAAAAGGCCGTTATGGTTTAACAATAATGATTGAACTTGCACGAAAACATGGGGAGGGTCCCACTTCGTTGAAGGAGATTGCCCGTGAAAAAGATTTATCTGAGCATTATCTTGAGCAGTTGGCATCACCACTTAGAAATGCCGGTTTGATCAAGAGTGTCCGCGGAGCATATGGAGGATATGTGTTGGCAAAGGAACCGGATGAAATTAAAGCCGGGGACATCATCCGTGTACTGGAAGGACCGATTACACCGGTGGAAGGTATAGAGGATGAAGAACCTGCAAAACAAGCATTATGGATACGTATCAGAGATGCGGTAAAAGATGTACTGGACACGACGACCCTTGAAGATTTGAAACGTCATGAGAACGATCAGCAACGGGACGCATATATGTTTTATATCTAA
- the mnmA gene encoding tRNA 2-thiouridine(34) synthase MnmA — MKSNKDTRVVVGMSGGVDSSVAALLLKEQGYDVVGIFMKNWDDTDEFGVCTATEDYDDVVRVCNQLDIPYFAVNFEKQYWDKVFTYFLDEYKAGRTPNPDVVCNKEIKFKAFLEHALSLGADYLATGHYAQVRINDGKVEMLRGVDDNKDQTYFLNQLTEDVLEKVMFPLGNMDKKEVREIAYEHGLVTATKKDSTGICFIGERNFKEFLSEYLPAQPGLMKTLTGIEKGKHDGLMYYTIGQRQGLGIGGAGDPWFVVGKNLDENVLYVEQGFENEKLYSDGLIATDVNWINETDDKTITCTAKFRYRQKDSAVTVTKLENGKVHVEFKETQRAITPGQSVVFYDGEVCLGGGTIDEVLKDEEQLEYVG, encoded by the coding sequence ATGAAAAGCAACAAAGATACACGCGTGGTTGTTGGAATGAGCGGTGGTGTTGATTCATCGGTTGCCGCACTCTTACTAAAAGAACAAGGTTATGATGTGGTAGGGATTTTCATGAAGAACTGGGATGATACGGATGAATTTGGTGTTTGTACTGCTACTGAGGATTATGACGATGTAGTCCGGGTATGTAACCAGCTTGATATCCCTTATTTTGCAGTCAACTTTGAGAAACAATACTGGGATAAAGTATTCACCTACTTTTTGGATGAATATAAAGCAGGAAGAACACCAAATCCTGATGTCGTATGTAACAAAGAAATTAAATTCAAGGCATTTCTTGAGCATGCACTGTCACTTGGTGCGGACTATCTTGCAACTGGACATTATGCACAGGTGCGAATTAACGATGGAAAAGTTGAAATGTTGCGTGGAGTTGATGATAACAAGGATCAAACGTACTTTTTGAACCAGCTGACTGAAGACGTTCTTGAAAAAGTCATGTTTCCATTAGGCAATATGGATAAAAAAGAAGTACGGGAGATTGCATACGAGCACGGCCTTGTAACTGCAACCAAAAAAGACAGTACAGGCATTTGCTTTATTGGTGAACGTAACTTCAAGGAATTCCTGAGCGAGTATCTTCCCGCACAACCAGGCCTGATGAAAACATTAACAGGCATTGAAAAAGGTAAGCATGATGGTCTTATGTATTACACAATTGGACAGCGCCAGGGACTGGGAATTGGCGGTGCCGGTGACCCATGGTTTGTTGTCGGAAAAAACCTTGATGAAAATGTGCTGTATGTGGAACAAGGCTTCGAAAATGAAAAATTGTATTCTGATGGCCTGATAGCCACTGATGTCAACTGGATTAACGAAACGGATGATAAAACAATTACATGCACAGCAAAATTTCGATATCGTCAAAAAGACAGTGCCGTTACAGTAACCAAATTGGAAAACGGCAAAGTACACGTTGAATTCAAGGAAACACAGCGTGCCATCACCCCAGGACAATCCGTTGTATTTTACGATGGCGAAGTATGCCTGGGCGGCGGCACCATTGATGAAGTATTAAAAGATGAAGAACAGCTGGAGTATGTTGGATGA